The proteins below are encoded in one region of Dioscorea cayenensis subsp. rotundata cultivar TDr96_F1 chromosome 18, TDr96_F1_v2_PseudoChromosome.rev07_lg8_w22 25.fasta, whole genome shotgun sequence:
- the LOC120281746 gene encoding GRF1-interacting factor 2-like isoform X1, protein MQQQHQQAAAHPMPAIPPANITTEQIQKYLDENKQLILAILENQNLGKLAECAQYQNQLQKNLLYLAAIADAQPQASAVRPPQMMPHGAVPPGGHYMQQAPIFPTKPPLQFNHNPQQVMQEQQQQMHQLHHPSQVLPFPGHMGMRPGLMNGMHPMHPEATLGGGSTNDLQPSAMADYPRGISNAPSSSIDARGNKQDAVGTASDATGAADGHRTTSMDRGSGDGEPTQSKRPEDNKTP, encoded by the exons ATGCAACAGCAACACCAGCAGGCGGCGGCGCATCCTATGCCCGCGATTCCACCGGCCAACATCACCACCGAACAGATTCAGAAG TATTTGGATGAGAATAAGCAGTTGATTCTTGCAATTTTGGAGAATCAGAACTTGGGAAAGCTCGCTGAGTGTGCACA GTATCAAAACCAGCTCCAAAAAAATCTATTGTATCTGGCTGCTATTGCAGATGCCCAGCCTCAGGCATCAGCTGTTCGACCTCCG CAGATGATGCCACACGGTGCGGTGCCACCAGGAGGCCATTACATGCAGCAGGCACCCATTTTCCCCACTAAACCTCCTTTGCAGTTTAACCATAACCCACAACAAGTGATGCaagagcagcagcagcagatgCATCAGCTCCACCACCCGTCGCAGGTGCTGCCTTTTCCTGGCCACATGGGAATGAGACCTGGTCTTATGAACGGCATGCATCCAATGCACCCAGAAGCAACCCTTGGAGGTGGCAGCACCAATGACTTGCAGCCATCAGCAATGGCTGACTATCCACGAGGCATAAGTAATGCTCCTAGCAGCTCAATAGATGCCCGAGGAAACAAACAGGATGCAGTTGGCACCGCCTCTGATGCAACCGGTGCTGCAGATGGCCATAGAACTACATCAATGGACCGTGGAAGTGGTGATGGAGAACCAACTCAATCGAAAAGGCCGGAAGATAACAAGACCCCTTGA
- the LOC120281734 gene encoding protein STRUBBELIG-RECEPTOR FAMILY 7-like: MGRIWFLFACIWVSNLSFINGDTDSTDTSVLNVLYTSLNSPSQLTGWTSNGGDPCGQSWKGVTCSDSSVTKINLSGLGLTGTLAYNINSLNSLVELDLSNNNIGGGGQIPYNLPPNLQRLNLAGNQFGQSPPYFISQMASLEYLNLARNQLQGSLNVDFSQLSKLSTIDLSSNSMSGSLPQSMSSLSSLSTLYLQNNKFSGQIDVLANLPLKDLNVANNNFSGWIPDQLKKINNLQTGGNSWNSGPAPPPPPFTPPPGRRVSPGNSPNDNGGSGGNGGGKSSGIGGGGVAGIIISVLVIGAIVAFFLVRRRRRRRTSSTQENLEQDQPFTPLASNEVKEMKSIQASSMINTNVVPPSASISLKPPPRHHSFDEDDFSMKPVVKKANTAPIKATVYSVADLQIATNSFSIDNLVGEGSLGRVYRAQFSDGKVLAVKKINASALPTQSLDDFMELISNISRLHHPNLTELVGYCSEHGQHLLVYEFHKNGSLHEFLHTSDEYDHPLSWNTRVKIALGTARALEYLHEVCSPSVVHKNFKSANILLDTELNPHLSDCGLASLIPNPEYQAADSNMGSGYSAPEVAMSGQYTLKSDVYSFGVVMLELMTGREPFDSTRARSEQSLVRWATPQLHDIDALDKMVDPALKGLYPAKSLSRFADVIALCVQSEPEFRPPMSEVVQALVRLVQRANMSKRMVAGEGQTPRRADDPDFQDYMV, translated from the exons ATGGGGAGGATCTGGTTCCTCTTTGCTTGCATTTGGGTTTCCAATCTGAGCTTTATCAATGGCGATACTGACTCCACTGATA CTTCCGTTCTCAATGTATTATATACCAGCCTGAATTCACCATCTCAGCTTACGGGATGGACTTCGAATGGTGGGGATCCCTGTGGACAGTCATGGAAAGGAGTTACATGCTCTGATTCATCTGTTACCAAAAT AAATTTGTCAGGTTTGGGACTTACTGGGACATTGGCGTACAACATAAACAGTTTGAACTCCCTGGTTGAGCT TGATCTGAGCAACAATAATATTGGTGGGGGAGGCCAAATACCTTATAATCTTCCTCCAAATCTTCAGAGACT GAATCTTGCTGGTAACCAATTTGGTCAAAGTCCCCCTTATTTCATTTCTCAGATGGCTTCTCTTGAATATCT AAATCTTGCTCGTAATCAACTCCAAGGAAgtttgaatgttgattttagCCAGCTCTCAAAACTTTCTACAAT AGACCTCTCATCCAATTCAATGTCAGGCAGTCTTCCACAGAGTATGAGTTCACTTTCAAGTTTGTCAACCTT ATAtttgcaaaacaataaattcTCAGGTCAGATAGATGTTCTTGCTAATCTGCCTCTTAAAGATTT GAATGTTGCAAACAACAACTTCAGTGGATGGATACCTGACCagctaaagaaaataaataatctcCA AACTGGTGGTAACTCATGGAACTCTGGGCCTGCACCACCACCGCCACCATTTACACCTCCACCAGGTCGACGAGTAAGCCCAGGGAATAGTCCAAATGATAATGGTGGTTCTGGTGGCAATGGAGGTGGAAAGAGTTCTGGTATTGGTGGTGGCGGTGTAGCAGGGATCATTATATCTGTTTTGGTCATTGGTGCCATAGTTGCTTTCTTCTTggttagaagaagaagaagaagacgaacaTCTTCCACTCAAGAAAATTTAGAACAAGACCAGCCTTTCACTCCCCTTGCTTCAAATGAAGTTAAAG AAATGAAGTCAATTCAAGCATCTTCTATGATTAACACAAACGTCGTGCCACCATCTGCTTCTATTAGCCTTAAACCTCCCCCAAGGCATCACTCGTTTGATGAGGATGACTTTTCAATGAAGCCTGTTGTAAAGAAAGCTAATACTGCTCCGATAAAGGCAACCGTTTATTCTGTAGCTGACCTGCAGATTGCTACAAATAGTTTCAGCATAGACAATCTTGTTGGTGAGGGATCCCTTGGACGCGTTTATAGGGCACAATTTAGTGATGGGAAG GTTTTGGCTGTGAAGAAAATTAATGCTTCAGCCCTGCCTACCCAATCCCTCGATGACTTCATGGAGCTAATTTCAAACATTTCTCGCTTGCACCATCCAAATTTGACAGAGCTGGTGGGCTATTGCTCTGAGCATGGACAGCACTTACTTGTGTATGAATTTCATAAGAATGGTTCCTTGCATGAGTTCCTCCATACTTCTGATGAATATGACCACCCGTTGTCTTGGAATACACGTGTGAAAATTGCACTTGGTACTGCACGAGCATTAGA GTATTTGCATGAAGTTTGCTCACCATCTGTTGTTCACAAGAACTTCAAGTCAGCTAATATTTTATTGGACACAGAGCTAAATCCTCACCTTTCTGATTGTGGGCTAGCATCTCTAATCCCAAATCCGGAATACCAG GCAGCAGACAGTAATATGGGCTCCGGGTATAGCGCCCCAGAAGTTGCTATGTCCGGCCAGTATACTCTTAAAAGTGATGTCTATAGCTTTGGGGTGGTCATGCTGGAACTCATGACTGGGCGGGAACCTTTCGACAG CACAAGGGCAAGGTCTGAACAGTCACTGGTTCGATGGGCAACTCCTCAGCTCCATGACATTGATGCACTGGACAAGATGGTCGATCCTGCACTCAAGGGTCTATACCCTGCCAAATCGCTCTCGAGATTTGCTGATGTGATTGCTCTCTGCGTTCAG TCTGAGCCAGAGTTTCGACCGCCCATGTCGGAAGTTGTCCAGGCATTAGTTCGTCTGGTTCAGAGGGCTAACATGAGCAAGAGAATGGTTGCCGGAGAAGGGCAGACTCCTCGCCGAGCTGATGACCCTGATTTTCAAGATTACATGGTGTAG
- the LOC120281746 gene encoding GRF1-interacting factor 2-like isoform X2 — translation MQQQHQQAAAHPMPAIPPANITTEQIQKYLDENKQLILAILENQNLGKLAECAQYQNQLQKNLLYLAAIADAQPQASAVRPPMMPHGAVPPGGHYMQQAPIFPTKPPLQFNHNPQQVMQEQQQQMHQLHHPSQVLPFPGHMGMRPGLMNGMHPMHPEATLGGGSTNDLQPSAMADYPRGISNAPSSSIDARGNKQDAVGTASDATGAADGHRTTSMDRGSGDGEPTQSKRPEDNKTP, via the exons ATGCAACAGCAACACCAGCAGGCGGCGGCGCATCCTATGCCCGCGATTCCACCGGCCAACATCACCACCGAACAGATTCAGAAG TATTTGGATGAGAATAAGCAGTTGATTCTTGCAATTTTGGAGAATCAGAACTTGGGAAAGCTCGCTGAGTGTGCACA GTATCAAAACCAGCTCCAAAAAAATCTATTGTATCTGGCTGCTATTGCAGATGCCCAGCCTCAGGCATCAGCTGTTCGACCTCCG ATGATGCCACACGGTGCGGTGCCACCAGGAGGCCATTACATGCAGCAGGCACCCATTTTCCCCACTAAACCTCCTTTGCAGTTTAACCATAACCCACAACAAGTGATGCaagagcagcagcagcagatgCATCAGCTCCACCACCCGTCGCAGGTGCTGCCTTTTCCTGGCCACATGGGAATGAGACCTGGTCTTATGAACGGCATGCATCCAATGCACCCAGAAGCAACCCTTGGAGGTGGCAGCACCAATGACTTGCAGCCATCAGCAATGGCTGACTATCCACGAGGCATAAGTAATGCTCCTAGCAGCTCAATAGATGCCCGAGGAAACAAACAGGATGCAGTTGGCACCGCCTCTGATGCAACCGGTGCTGCAGATGGCCATAGAACTACATCAATGGACCGTGGAAGTGGTGATGGAGAACCAACTCAATCGAAAAGGCCGGAAGATAACAAGACCCCTTGA